From a region of the Anopheles bellator unplaced genomic scaffold, idAnoBellAS_SP24_06.2 scaffold00684_ctg1, whole genome shotgun sequence genome:
- the LOC131214353 gene encoding uncharacterized protein LOC131214353, whose translation MATGIDLRLPQPLDVSNITKEWPTWKQAFGNYLRATNKTKESEPNKVATFLWLIGPRGVEIYNTLFPEEVKNKNLFDDDVAAPTHTLAKVIGAFDGYCTTEKNVAMQAYSFNCLTQKDGQRFAEFETELRTQASHCEFVCRNCKTPYTDRMIRDRIVVGVQSKPLQVKLLDGRDEPLAKVIQTCRIFEAACENQAVLDKPVPIIKAQPDGFGEIAAITRRKDCFNCGKPFTKDHRRECSAVGAKCYACGGVGHFSKRCRRKPENQRTQSDQQAKQRNDSGNRGMATKSVCAVEWSDA comes from the coding sequence ATGGCTACAGGAATCGATCTTCGGTTGCCACAGCCGCTTGATGTTTCGAACATCACAAAGGAATGGCCGACATGGAAGCAGGCATTCGGGAACTATTTGAGAGCAACGAACAAAACCAAGGAGAGTGAACCGAACAAAGTAGCCACGTTTCTCTGGCTGATAGGCCCACGCGGGGTCGAAATTTACAACACACTATTCCCAGAagaggtgaaaaataaaaacctctTCGATGACGATGTGGCcgcaccaacacatacacTTGCAAAAGTGATCGGCGCCTTCGACGGATATTGCACGACCGAAAAGAACGTGGCAATGCAGGCGTACAGCTTTAACTGCCTAACACAAAAGGACGGTCAGCGGTTTGCCGAATTTGAGACCGAGCTGCGCACACAGGCATCACATTGCGAATTTGTATGCAGAAACTGCAAAACCCCATATACGGATCGCATGATACGTGACCGTATAGTGGTGGGTGTGCAGAGCAAGCCATTGCAAGTAAAGTTGTTGGACGGAAGAGACGAGCCGCTAGCGAAGGTCATCCAGACCTGTAGAATCTTCGAAGCGGCCTGTGAGAACCAAGCGGTGTTAGACAAGCCTGTGCCAATCATCAAAGCTCAACCGGACGGGTTTGGCGAAATTGCAGCTATAACAAGGCGAAAAGATTGTTTCAACTGCGGAAAGCCGTTCACAAAAGACCATCGTCGCGAGTGCTCGGCAGTTGGTGCAAAATGTTACGCTTGTGGTGGTGTGGGCCATTTCAGCAAGCGGTGTCGCCGTAAGCCGGAGAATCAGCGAACGCAGTCCGACCAGCAggcgaaacaaagaaatgaCTCCGGAAATCGTGGTATGGCAACTAAGTCTGTGTGCGCGGTTGAGTGGAGTGACGCAG